A region of Sulfurimonas sp. DNA encodes the following proteins:
- the gatA gene encoding Asp-tRNA(Asn)/Glu-tRNA(Gln) amidotransferase subunit GatA, with the protein MITLKEALSLSKEELNKFKKELRTKIEANKDLNAYIDVNEKGDGVPIAIKDNIQVKDWAVTSGSNILQGYISPYNATVIEKMVDAGLSPFGRTNMDEFAMGSTTESSFYGKTLNPHNSDCVPGGSSGGSAAAVGAGLAIAALGSDTGGSIRQPAAFCGIVGMKPTYGRVSRYGLGAYASSLDQIGPMTQNVEDAAILYDIISGSDDKDSTNAKMDDKVTPNLNPNRKLKIAILPKYLENASKDVKEAYEKAIEALKSAGHEIVEKEMMNAKFDISAYYITATAEATTNLARYDGIRYGNRVTGSNLEDTFIKTRSNGFGDEVKRRILLGNFVLSSGYYEAYYVKAQKTRQLIKDNYKKIFEDVDLILSPVAPTTANKFGELENPMDMYLSDIYTISVNLAGLPALALPVSKNAEGMPVGLQLIAKAYDEQTLFDGSLSLEKQLNYNF; encoded by the coding sequence TTGATCACATTAAAAGAAGCTCTTTCACTTAGTAAAGAAGAATTAAACAAGTTTAAAAAAGAATTACGCACAAAAATAGAAGCAAATAAAGATTTAAATGCCTATATAGATGTAAATGAAAAAGGGGATGGTGTTCCTATCGCTATCAAAGACAACATTCAAGTAAAAGACTGGGCTGTTACTTCTGGGTCTAATATTCTTCAAGGTTATATCTCTCCATACAATGCAACTGTGATTGAGAAAATGGTAGATGCTGGATTATCCCCATTTGGTAGAACAAATATGGATGAATTTGCTATGGGTTCTACAACTGAGTCAAGCTTTTATGGAAAAACTTTAAATCCTCATAACTCTGATTGTGTACCTGGGGGAAGTTCTGGTGGAAGTGCTGCTGCTGTTGGTGCTGGTTTGGCTATAGCAGCTCTAGGAAGTGATACTGGTGGTTCTATCCGTCAACCTGCCGCCTTTTGTGGTATCGTAGGAATGAAACCAACTTATGGAAGAGTCAGTCGTTATGGTCTTGGTGCTTATGCATCTAGTCTTGACCAAATAGGGCCTATGACACAAAATGTAGAAGATGCCGCTATTTTATATGACATCATAAGTGGATCTGATGATAAAGACTCTACAAATGCAAAAATGGATGATAAAGTAACTCCAAATTTAAACCCAAATAGAAAACTAAAAATTGCAATACTTCCAAAGTATTTAGAAAATGCAAGTAAAGATGTTAAAGAAGCTTACGAGAAAGCCATAGAGGCTCTTAAATCTGCTGGACATGAGATAGTTGAGAAAGAGATGATGAACGCTAAATTTGACATCTCTGCTTACTATATCACAGCAACAGCAGAAGCTACAACAAACCTTGCTAGATATGATGGTATCCGATATGGAAATCGCGTAACAGGCTCAAACCTTGAAGATACTTTCATAAAAACTCGCAGTAATGGTTTTGGTGATGAAGTTAAGCGTCGTATCTTACTTGGAAACTTTGTACTTTCTAGTGGATACTATGAAGCTTACTATGTAAAAGCTCAAAAAACAAGACAGCTTATAAAAGATAATTATAAAAAAATATTTGAAGATGTTGACTTGATTTTATCTCCTGTTGCGCCTACAACAGCAAACAAATTTGGAGAATTAGAAAACCCAATGGATATGTACTTGAGTGATATTTACACAATTTCTGTAAACCTTGCTGGACTACCTGCCCTAGCACTTCCAGTATCTAAAAATGCAGAAGGTATGCCTGTTGGACTACAACTAATTGCAAAAGCCTATGATGAACAAACACTTTTTGATGGTTCTCTTTCTTTGGAAAAACAACTTAACTATAACTTTTAG
- a CDS encoding CinA family protein produces MKLNLLFIGNKFIYNESLHEYIMRKIKEKVDFIDSITYFKESDNSLFLYLEEELNLSNKLIIITSKKHFSTIGKLICTVTSDNQVLNENMLIPSNSSLFEDASYLLEYKDSITNVLHIDEMQKMPEILFNLEQSKAVIHIFEKTKEEVTEFLSQLAQTFDVNIDVILIIDGWLRVDITSKKYGNLSEFIKSAKELLPQNLITSSNIVGLIIEKLSNANKKITFAESCSGGLLSYYFTKENGASKILDGSLITYSNEIKENWLAVGHETLENFGAVSSEVVGEMSEGALNVSNADYALSISGIAGDGGGSELKPVGTVYIGVSSETHHANLYLNLDGDRNYVQQQSVLFAIKMLILMDKEMFFKI; encoded by the coding sequence ATGAAATTAAATCTTTTATTTATAGGCAATAAATTTATATATAATGAGTCTTTACATGAATATATAATGCGAAAAATCAAAGAAAAAGTTGACTTTATTGATTCTATAACTTATTTTAAGGAGAGTGATAATTCACTTTTTTTATATTTAGAAGAAGAATTGAACTTATCAAATAAACTTATAATCATCACTTCAAAAAAACATTTTTCTACTATCGGAAAACTTATATGCACTGTAACTAGCGATAATCAAGTGTTAAATGAAAATATGTTGATTCCATCAAACTCTTCACTCTTTGAAGATGCTAGTTATCTCTTGGAGTATAAAGATTCTATAACAAATGTATTGCATATCGATGAGATGCAAAAGATGCCAGAAATACTTTTCAATTTAGAACAGAGTAAAGCGGTGATTCATATATTTGAAAAAACTAAAGAAGAAGTAACCGAATTTTTATCGCAATTAGCACAAACTTTTGATGTTAATATTGATGTTATTCTTATTATAGACGGATGGTTAAGAGTTGATATAACAAGTAAAAAGTATGGAAATTTATCAGAGTTTATAAAATCTGCAAAAGAGTTATTGCCTCAAAATCTAATTACTTCTTCAAATATTGTTGGTTTAATCATAGAAAAACTATCAAATGCAAATAAAAAGATAACTTTTGCAGAGAGTTGCAGTGGTGGTTTGTTAAGTTACTACTTTACAAAAGAAAATGGAGCTTCAAAAATCTTAGACGGATCATTAATAACATATTCAAATGAAATAAAAGAAAATTGGCTTGCAGTTGGACATGAAACTTTGGAGAATTTTGGAGCAGTGAGTTCTGAAGTAGTTGGAGAGATGAGTGAAGGGGCATTAAATGTAAGTAATGCTGATTATGCACTTTCTATTAGTGGAATTGCTGGAGATGGAGGAGGAAGTGAATTAAAACCTGTTGGAACTGTTTATATTGGAGTGAGTAGTGAAACGCATCATGCTAATTTGTATTTAAATTTAGATGGTGATAGAAACTATGTGCAACAACAAAGCGTGTTATTTGCCATAAAAATGCTCATATTAATGGATAAAGAGATGTTTTTTAAAATTTAA
- a CDS encoding catalase, with protein MKNITTTAGEALGSHQDSLTAGVRGPLLMQDYALIEKLAHQNRERIPERTMHAKGSGAHGTLTITHDISRYTKADIFSEVGKETPLFLRFSTVAGERGAADAERDVRGFAIKLYTQEGNWDLVGNNTPIFFVADPYKFPDFAHTQKRDPRTNMRSSTAMWDFWSLTPESLHQITILFSDRGLPISYRHMHGFGSHTYSFINKNNKRTWVKFHFKTQQGIKNMTNEEGNKIIANDRESSQKDLYESIENKDFPKWDFKIQIMSEEQANNHKDNPFDLTKVWSQKEYPLIDVGILELNKNPNNYFNEVEQVSFSPSNVIPGIALSPDKMLQARGFAYPDAQRYRVGTHYEALPINRPICEVNTYHKDGSMSFEDINKKAGIIYEPNSFDGAKEDSQYLEPSYALEGNAARYDRSLENDHFYQARDLFNLMDDSQKNQLFSNIAAAMDGVPSEIIKKQLALFEQISSNYAAGVKMALE; from the coding sequence ATGAAAAATATAACAACCACAGCTGGTGAAGCACTTGGTAGCCATCAGGATTCATTAACGGCAGGTGTACGAGGACCGCTTTTAATGCAAGATTATGCATTAATTGAAAAACTTGCTCATCAAAATAGAGAAAGAATTCCAGAAAGAACTATGCATGCTAAAGGTTCAGGTGCTCATGGAACTTTAACTATTACGCATGATATTTCAAGATATACAAAGGCTGATATATTTAGTGAAGTTGGTAAAGAAACACCTCTATTTTTAAGATTTTCAACAGTTGCTGGAGAAAGAGGAGCCGCTGATGCGGAGAGAGATGTTAGAGGATTTGCTATTAAGCTTTATACTCAAGAAGGCAACTGGGATTTAGTTGGAAATAATACTCCTATATTTTTTGTAGCAGATCCGTATAAGTTTCCAGATTTTGCTCATACTCAAAAAAGAGACCCAAGAACAAATATGAGAAGCTCTACAGCTATGTGGGATTTTTGGTCACTGACTCCAGAAAGTTTACACCAAATAACAATACTTTTTTCAGATCGTGGCTTACCAATAAGTTATAGACATATGCATGGTTTTGGTTCACATACATATAGCTTTATAAATAAGAATAATAAAAGAACTTGGGTTAAATTTCACTTCAAAACTCAACAGGGCATAAAGAATATGACGAATGAAGAGGGTAACAAAATTATAGCTAATGATAGAGAAAGTTCTCAAAAAGACTTATATGAATCTATTGAGAATAAAGACTTTCCAAAATGGGATTTTAAAATTCAGATTATGAGTGAAGAACAAGCTAATAATCATAAAGATAATCCTTTTGATTTAACTAAAGTTTGGTCACAAAAAGAGTATCCTCTTATAGATGTTGGTATTTTAGAGTTAAATAAAAATCCAAATAATTACTTTAATGAAGTTGAACAAGTGTCTTTTTCGCCATCAAATGTGATTCCAGGAATTGCTTTATCACCAGATAAGATGCTTCAGGCTAGAGGTTTTGCTTACCCAGATGCTCAAAGATACAGAGTAGGAACTCATTATGAGGCACTACCGATAAATAGACCAATATGTGAAGTAAATACATATCATAAAGATGGTTCAATGAGTTTTGAAGATATTAATAAAAAAGCAGGAATTATCTATGAACCAAATAGTTTTGATGGAGCAAAAGAAGATTCACAATATTTAGAGCCGTCTTATGCTTTAGAAGGTAATGCCGCAAGATATGATAGAAGTTTAGAGAATGATCATTTTTATCAGGCAAGAGATTTATTTAATCTTATGGATGATAGTCAAAAAAATCAACTTTTTTCAAATATAGCAGCTGCAATGGATGGAGTTCCTTCTGAGATTATTAAAAAGCAGTTAGCACTTTTTGAGCAAATTAGTTCAAATTATGCAGCTGGTGTTAAAATGGCATTAGAATGA
- the trmB gene encoding tRNA (guanosine(46)-N7)-methyltransferase TrmB, with protein MPHLHIEEFKEIDFPKSYDDVLFNFMAKNAKHEDEILISVSIDGDDFFLLVKQEENKKLLKSDKLTRPATVHSVHKALLAYASLANLNILSSNVPNKEKNTHLEESTALKSIDYFVDNFPDVSKMRIEVGFGSGRHLLHQAKENPDILFIGIEIHRASIEQVLKQISIQKLDNLLLLDYDARLFMELVPSNLIGKIYVHFPVPWDKKPHRRVISTSFIEESKRVLKVDGRLELRTDSENYYAYSYETFINFNKTILQINKNKDIAISSKYEDRWKKMEKNIYDVTMINEESSSPLSIDGNFEFSKLKLSISELIDLHGVTKRFEGGFIHFERVYTLENGVMMRISMGSFDRPEHLYVIVDASSICYHPSLPLKSKSNLSAHKFLDGVFNG; from the coding sequence ATGCCACATTTACATATTGAAGAGTTCAAAGAGATAGATTTTCCTAAAAGCTATGATGATGTTTTATTTAATTTCATGGCAAAAAATGCAAAACATGAAGATGAAATTCTTATAAGTGTCAGTATTGATGGGGATGATTTCTTTTTACTCGTAAAACAAGAAGAAAATAAAAAACTTTTAAAATCAGATAAATTAACAAGACCAGCAACTGTACATAGTGTGCATAAAGCACTTTTAGCTTATGCAAGTCTTGCAAACTTAAATATTTTATCTTCAAATGTTCCAAATAAAGAAAAAAACACTCACCTAGAAGAGTCAACGGCTTTAAAATCAATAGATTATTTTGTTGATAATTTTCCTGATGTGTCCAAAATGAGAATAGAAGTTGGTTTTGGTTCAGGTCGTCATTTACTCCATCAAGCAAAAGAAAATCCAGATATTTTATTTATAGGTATAGAGATTCATAGAGCATCAATTGAGCAGGTTTTAAAGCAAATTAGTATTCAAAAGCTAGATAATTTACTTTTACTTGATTATGATGCAAGACTATTTATGGAGCTAGTGCCATCTAATCTCATTGGAAAAATTTATGTACATTTCCCTGTTCCTTGGGATAAAAAACCACATCGAAGAGTTATATCAACTTCTTTTATTGAGGAGTCCAAAAGAGTTTTAAAAGTTGATGGACGCTTAGAACTTAGAACAGATAGTGAAAATTATTATGCTTACTCTTATGAAACTTTTATTAATTTCAATAAAACTATACTTCAAATAAATAAAAATAAAGATATAGCAATAAGCTCCAAATATGAAGATAGATGGAAAAAAATGGAAAAAAATATCTATGATGTAACTATGATAAATGAAGAATCTTCTTCTCCTTTGAGCATAGATGGAAATTTTGAATTTTCTAAATTAAAACTATCAATATCTGAATTAATAGATTTACATGGAGTAACAAAAAGGTTTGAAGGTGGATTTATTCACTTTGAGAGAGTCTATACTCTTGAAAATGGAGTAATGATGCGTATATCTATGGGAAGTTTTGATAGACCTGAACACTTATATGTAATTGTAGATGCTTCGTCGATCTGTTATCATCCAAGTCTACCTCTTAAGTCTAAAAGTAATCTAAGTGCACATAAATTTTTAGATGGAGTTTTTAATGGATAA
- a CDS encoding FtsW/RodA/SpoVE family cell cycle protein encodes MWKFNKRILAQFDFFSIILIIPLVLTSNWLISEAVPVLAQKQTAYIGVAVITFLFVFLLPIRRRNWLIPIIYWANIGLLFAVEFFGTTRGMGAQRWIELPFVNATIQPSEFVKPALILMLAYLIQRKPPPENGYRVKDFLIISFYILLPFILIAKEPDLGTALILLLIGYGVLFFIGVHWKIWTAIIVTILLASPLVYKFGLHNYQKVRIKDFLSEKPSYHVQQSIIAIGSGGLTGKSKEEATQTQMKFLPIATSDFIFAFLVERSGFLGALAIILVYITLILHLMSLSIYNTDYYIKVVTISISFMIFIYMGVNIAMTIGYAPVVGIPLPMFSYGGSSFLNFMILFAIMQNLITFRYKDMYDDRGTKSFI; translated from the coding sequence TTGTGGAAATTTAATAAGCGTATTTTAGCACAATTTGATTTTTTTTCTATTATCTTAATAATCCCTTTAGTACTAACTTCAAATTGGCTTATCAGTGAAGCTGTTCCTGTATTGGCTCAAAAACAAACTGCTTATATTGGCGTAGCCGTTATAACTTTTCTTTTTGTTTTTTTACTTCCTATACGCAGAAGGAATTGGCTTATACCTATTATATACTGGGCGAATATAGGTCTTTTATTTGCAGTTGAGTTTTTTGGAACTACACGAGGTATGGGTGCTCAAAGATGGATAGAACTACCATTTGTAAATGCAACTATACAACCTTCAGAATTTGTTAAACCTGCTTTAATATTGATGTTGGCTTATCTTATTCAAAGAAAACCACCACCTGAAAATGGCTATAGAGTAAAAGACTTTTTAATAATTAGTTTTTACATACTTTTACCATTTATTCTCATAGCTAAAGAACCTGATTTAGGAACAGCTCTTATTTTGCTTCTTATTGGATATGGAGTTTTATTTTTTATAGGAGTTCATTGGAAAATATGGACAGCAATTATTGTGACAATTTTACTAGCTTCTCCTCTTGTTTATAAATTTGGTTTGCATAATTATCAAAAAGTAAGAATCAAAGATTTTTTGAGTGAAAAACCTTCCTATCATGTTCAACAATCCATCATTGCCATAGGTTCTGGTGGTTTAACAGGTAAGTCAAAAGAAGAAGCCACACAAACTCAAATGAAATTTCTTCCTATTGCCACAAGTGATTTTATCTTTGCTTTTTTAGTAGAAAGAAGTGGTTTTTTAGGTGCTCTAGCCATTATTCTAGTATATATTACTCTCATACTTCATCTTATGAGTCTTAGTATTTATAATACAGATTATTATATAAAAGTTGTAACTATTTCCATCTCTTTTATGATTTTTATCTATATGGGGGTGAATATTGCTATGACTATTGGATATGCACCAGTTGTAGGAATTCCTTTGCCTATGTTTAGTTATGGAGGAAGTAGTTTTTTAAACTTTATGATTTTGTTTGCGATTATGCAAAATCTGATTACATTTAGATATAAAGATATGTATGATGATAGAGGAACTAAAAGTTTTATTTAA
- the ileS gene encoding isoleucine--tRNA ligase: MDYKDTLLLPTTNFAMRGNLINNEPKRYASWDKNKIYNKMKTNRKDAPSFTLHDGPPYANGHIHIGHALNKVLKDIIVKHNYFDGKSVRFTPGWDCHGLPIEQQVEKKLGGKKKKELLEVSKVRELCRTHAAKFVDIQKKEFKTLGILADWENPYVTMDYKFEANIYRTLCSVAKKGLLIERSKPVYWSWAERTALAEAEVEYEDKESHSIYVAFELSDAAKAKADIATKASLVIWTTTPWTLPSNTGISLHPEEKYVLTTDGYIVAKALFESLLEQGVLKGEIEKDIDSKLFENQVAINPLNGRTSKIVLGDHVLMDSGTGGVHTAPGHGEDDYRIGLKYDLEVIMPVDETGCFDETVVKEKLLPNPEEFVGKLIFKCNDRILELLGDSLLQESKFIHSYPHCWRSHTPLIFRATRQWFISVDQKPEGQDKTLRNIALDEIEKTIFIPESGKKRLTSMVENRPDWCISRQRDWGVPIAFFRVKETGKVIFDEKVLNYIAMIFEMQGSDTWYSMPIESLLYPGSGYKADELEKVTDILDVWFDSGSTWNSVLKSRNYDAGKYQADLYVEGSDQHRGWFQSSLFLSCAVEHKAPYKGVVTHGFTVDDKGEKMSKSKGNVIAPEKILKEYGSEILRLWVASSDYQSDLKISQGILKQTSENYRKLRNTFRIMLANINDLENLTSYEDMGELDKWILDVAQSVLEDVHKSFSEYNFVHGMSILNNFVVNELSGMYIDMTKDSLYCNAKNDPRRMASQSAMAIITKSLLLIMAPILTYTADEIVENAPAIVRGDAESIFDMTYEAIQTGESTFNAEYMTKARVGFGAIVDALKKEKIIKNTLELVIKTDSTIALEMDATDAEDWFVVSALTDEQAKKELGSFKVKDDTFIIYKATAHKCPRCWKYQSENEDTTCQRCTRVVSA; encoded by the coding sequence ATGGATTACAAAGACACACTACTTTTACCTACTACAAATTTTGCCATGAGAGGCAATCTAATCAACAACGAACCAAAACGATATGCTTCTTGGGATAAAAATAAAATATATAATAAGATGAAAACAAATCGTAAAGATGCTCCTAGTTTTACTCTTCATGATGGACCTCCTTATGCAAATGGTCATATTCATATAGGTCATGCACTTAACAAGGTTTTAAAAGACATCATTGTTAAGCATAATTATTTTGATGGAAAGTCTGTTCGTTTTACTCCAGGTTGGGATTGTCATGGTCTTCCAATAGAGCAACAAGTTGAGAAAAAACTTGGCGGAAAAAAGAAAAAAGAACTTTTAGAAGTTTCAAAAGTCAGAGAACTTTGTCGTACTCATGCTGCAAAATTTGTTGATATTCAAAAAAAAGAATTTAAAACTCTTGGTATTTTAGCTGACTGGGAAAATCCTTATGTAACTATGGATTATAAATTTGAAGCAAATATTTACAGAACACTTTGTTCTGTTGCCAAAAAAGGTCTTTTAATTGAGCGAAGCAAGCCTGTTTATTGGTCATGGGCGGAGAGAACTGCACTTGCTGAGGCTGAAGTAGAATATGAAGATAAAGAATCACATTCTATTTATGTAGCTTTTGAGTTAAGTGACGCGGCAAAAGCTAAAGCAGATATAGCAACTAAAGCATCTCTTGTTATCTGGACAACAACTCCATGGACACTTCCATCAAATACAGGAATCTCTCTTCATCCTGAAGAAAAATATGTTCTTACAACAGATGGGTACATTGTTGCGAAAGCTCTTTTTGAGTCATTATTAGAACAAGGAGTACTTAAAGGTGAAATAGAAAAGGATATAGATTCAAAACTTTTTGAAAATCAAGTTGCAATTAACCCATTAAATGGCAGAACTTCAAAAATTGTTTTAGGTGACCATGTACTAATGGATAGTGGTACAGGTGGTGTTCATACTGCTCCAGGGCATGGTGAGGACGATTACCGTATTGGACTCAAGTATGACTTAGAAGTTATTATGCCAGTTGATGAAACAGGCTGTTTTGATGAAACAGTTGTTAAAGAAAAATTATTACCAAATCCAGAAGAGTTTGTAGGTAAACTCATTTTCAAATGTAACGATAGGATTTTAGAACTTTTAGGAGATTCTTTACTACAAGAATCTAAATTTATTCACTCATATCCACACTGTTGGAGAAGTCATACTCCTCTTATATTTAGAGCAACAAGACAGTGGTTTATCTCTGTTGATCAAAAACCAGAGGGACAAGATAAAACTCTTAGAAACATAGCTTTAGATGAAATTGAAAAAACTATTTTTATCCCAGAAAGTGGTAAAAAAAGACTTACTTCTATGGTTGAAAATCGTCCTGATTGGTGTATAAGTCGTCAAAGAGATTGGGGTGTTCCTATCGCATTTTTTAGAGTTAAAGAGACTGGTAAAGTTATCTTTGATGAAAAAGTTTTAAACTATATAGCTATGATTTTTGAGATGCAAGGGAGTGACACTTGGTACTCGATGCCAATAGAGAGTCTTCTTTATCCAGGAAGTGGATATAAAGCTGATGAACTAGAAAAAGTAACAGATATTTTAGATGTTTGGTTTGATAGTGGTTCAACTTGGAATAGTGTTTTAAAATCTCGTAATTATGATGCTGGAAAATATCAAGCAGATTTATATGTAGAAGGCTCAGACCAACATCGTGGTTGGTTCCAATCATCTCTATTTTTATCTTGTGCGGTTGAGCATAAAGCACCTTATAAGGGTGTTGTGACTCATGGATTTACTGTTGATGATAAGGGCGAAAAAATGTCCAAATCAAAAGGTAATGTTATCGCTCCAGAGAAAATTTTAAAAGAATACGGAAGTGAAATCCTTCGCCTTTGGGTTGCATCTAGTGACTATCAAAGTGACTTAAAAATTTCTCAAGGTATATTAAAACAAACTTCTGAAAACTATAGAAAACTTAGAAATACTTTTAGAATTATGCTTGCAAATATAAATGACTTAGAAAATCTTACAAGTTATGAAGATATGGGTGAATTAGACAAGTGGATACTTGATGTTGCACAGAGCGTACTTGAAGATGTTCATAAGTCTTTTTCAGAATATAACTTTGTTCATGGTATGAGTATATTAAATAATTTTGTAGTAAATGAACTAAGCGGTATGTATATTGACATGACAAAAGATTCTCTTTACTGTAACGCTAAAAATGACCCAAGAAGAATGGCTAGTCAAAGCGCTATGGCTATAATCACAAAATCACTTCTTCTTATCATGGCTCCTATTTTAACTTATACTGCTGATGAGATTGTCGAAAATGCTCCAGCTATTGTAAGAGGTGATGCAGAGTCTATTTTTGATATGACTTATGAAGCTATCCAAACTGGAGAATCTACTTTTAATGCTGAGTATATGACTAAAGCGAGAGTTGGTTTTGGAGCTATCGTTGACGCTTTAAAAAAAGAAAAAATTATTAAAAACACTTTAGAGTTAGTTATAAAAACTGATTCTACTATTGCTCTTGAAATGGATGCTACAGATGCTGAGGATTGGTTTGTTGTTTCTGCTCTAACAGATGAACAAGCAAAAAAAGAGTTAGGTAGTTTTAAAGTTAAAGATGATACTTTTATTATTTATAAAGCAACAGCTCATAAATGTCCTAGATGCTGGAAATATCAATCAGAAAATGAAGATACAACTTGTCAAAGATGTACAAGAGTTGTAAGTGCTTAA
- a CDS encoding ankyrin repeat domain-containing protein yields the protein MNITKEEEQRYLELQLTALDFAREGKTKELSSMIKHGMSVNLCTHKDDSLLMLATYNGNFETSKMLLSYDVDINKINLRGQTPLEGVCFKGNIDIVKLLVENGANSDGKAIIYATIFGNKDIVEYLKKHGSKSLKNNILGIKIELIALMIFKLKKLFFK from the coding sequence ATGAATATTACAAAAGAAGAAGAGCAGAGATATCTTGAACTTCAACTGACTGCATTGGATTTTGCCAGAGAAGGAAAGACAAAAGAGCTGAGTTCCATGATAAAACATGGTATGAGTGTTAATCTTTGCACACATAAAGATGATTCTTTGCTTATGCTTGCAACATATAATGGAAATTTTGAAACATCTAAAATGCTTCTTAGTTATGATGTTGATATCAATAAAATAAACCTTAGGGGACAAACTCCCCTTGAAGGTGTTTGCTTTAAAGGTAATATAGATATTGTTAAATTATTAGTTGAAAATGGTGCGAATAGTGATGGAAAAGCAATTATTTATGCAACAATATTTGGAAATAAAGATATAGTTGAGTATTTAAAAAAACATGGTTCAAAGAGTTTAAAAAATAATATTTTAGGTATAAAAATAGAGCTTATAGCATTAATGATTTTCAAGTTAAAAAAATTATTTTTTAAATAA
- a CDS encoding RluA family pseudouridine synthase, whose translation MSDIKNYICDNEQRLDAFLTLKIEQTRSQVAMLIKNKYVFVEDKLVTRPGVKLKLEQKIRVEFPKVKETPALEIDFDVEILYEDEDVLVINKPSGLTVHPAPSVKEATLVDWLKHKGIRLSTISGEERHGIVHRLDKGTSGTMVVAKNNKAHEFLSNQLQDKSMGRYYLAVVNPPLKDDLTTIEQNIGRSSHNRLKMACTQDSKSKYAKTTFKILAMSNDEKHQFIACKLFTGRTHQIRVHLESLNRHIIGDHIYALSPKIEKSERIMLHAYMIYFIHPTSKEKVSFVAAFDDTMKTYIDKKFDMEQINEVMDTNSIISSFSANS comes from the coding sequence ATGAGTGATATAAAAAATTATATCTGTGATAATGAACAAAGATTAGACGCATTTTTAACATTAAAAATAGAGCAAACACGTTCTCAGGTAGCGATGCTTATAAAGAATAAGTATGTATTCGTAGAAGATAAATTAGTAACTCGTCCAGGAGTAAAACTAAAGCTTGAGCAGAAGATAAGAGTAGAATTTCCTAAAGTAAAAGAAACGCCTGCTTTAGAAATTGATTTTGATGTCGAGATTCTTTATGAAGATGAAGATGTTTTAGTGATAAATAAACCAAGTGGTCTAACAGTACATCCTGCACCGAGTGTTAAAGAAGCAACTTTGGTAGATTGGCTTAAGCACAAGGGCATCAGACTCTCTACAATAAGTGGTGAAGAGAGACATGGAATAGTTCATCGTTTAGATAAAGGAACAAGTGGAACTATGGTTGTTGCAAAGAATAATAAGGCTCATGAGTTCTTATCGAATCAGCTTCAAGATAAAAGCATGGGAAGATACTATTTAGCAGTAGTAAATCCTCCATTAAAAGACGATTTAACTACGATTGAACAAAATATAGGTAGAAGTTCTCATAATAGACTTAAGATGGCATGCACTCAAGATTCAAAATCAAAATATGCAAAAACAACATTTAAAATTTTAGCAATGTCAAATGATGAAAAACATCAGTTTATTGCTTGTAAACTTTTTACTGGTCGTACGCATCAGATTAGAGTTCATTTAGAGAGTTTAAATCGTCATATTATTGGTGACCATATTTATGCTTTAAGCCCTAAAATAGAGAAGTCGGAACGAATTATGCTTCATGCATATATGATATATTTTATTCATCCAACGAGTAAAGAAAAAGTATCTTTTGTTGCAGCATTTGATGATACAATGAAAACTTATATAGATAAAAAATTTGATATGGAGCAAATAAATGAAGTTATGGACACTAATAGCATCATCAGCAGTTTTTCTGCTAATTCTTAG